The Armatimonadota bacterium genome segment ACGACCAGCGACCACCGTGTGTCCCCCAGGTTAAGGATTCGGATGATCTGCGACAGCGGGATGAACAGCAGCGTCGTGGGGACAAGGTATACTGCGAAGATCATCCCCCCCAGGGTCTCGCCCCCGCGGAACCGTAACCTGGCCAGCGCGTAGGCCGCCAGGATGCTTATGACGACCGCGATCGCCGTTGACAGCACCGCGACCACGGCGGTGTTGACCATCCACGTGGCAAACGCGGTGCGCTCGAACAGGAACATGTAGTGCTCCAACGTGGGGCTGGACCGGAACCAGAACGGGATGGCCTTGAGATCGTACAGCTCGGCGTTCTGCTTCAGCGAGGTCACGACCATCCAGTAGAACGGGAACAGCAGGGCGACCACAAAGGGAATGGCGGCCAGGTAGTAAGCCGCGGGCCGGCGTGCCTGGCGGCCTACCATTCCCACTTCCTCCTCATCAGCCGCATCTGGTAGAACACGATGACCATGAGGAAGGGCAGCATGAACAGTGAGGTCGCGGCTCCGCGCCCTATCTCGCCGGTGATCAGCCCGGTCTGATGCGCTAGGGTGGCCAGAAGGTGCGTGCTGTTGATAGGGCCTCCGCGCGTGAGCACGTACACGATGTTGAAGTCGCTGATCGTCATGATGAGCGAAAACAGGACGACCGTTGCCAGCACGGGCCGGAGCAGGGGAACGGTGATCAGCCAGAACCGCGTGAACGCGGTGGCCCCGTCCGTCTCCGCCGCCTCGTAGAGGTCATCCGGTATGGACAGCAGGCCGGCAAGCAGGTTTATCGCGAAGAACGGGATCCCACGCCAGACGTTGACGATGATCACCGCGGCCCGCGCCAGGTGGGCCTCACCGAGCCACTGCAGGTCCGATACATAAGCGATGGCGCCCAGCCGGACCAGGACCCAGTTGATGACGCTGAACTGGGGCTCGAACATCCACTTCCAGGCCACGGTGCTGAGGGCTGTGGGCACTATCCAGGGCAGGAGTATCGCCGCTCGTATCAGGCGGCTCCCGGGCAGGCGGTGGCGGCCCAATCCTGCCAGCACGAGCGCCAGGGCCATTCCCAGAACGACCTTGGCCACCACCGCTGTGGTAGTGTAGATTCCCGTATTTCTCAGGGTCTGCTGGAAGATTTCCTGACGTAGCAGCCTCGCGAACTGACCGAGTCCCACGAACCGGCCCATGTCCCCGACCACCGCGTCGCTGGCGGAGAGGTAGAGGGCGAGCAGGAACGGATACCCCACCAGCACCACGAGCAGCGTTACCGCGGGGGCCACGAACGCGTAGGCCGTGGCCACCTCAGGGCTCAAACGCCCGCCCCAGGGCCACCTACCCCGGCGGGTCGGGGGCGTTGTGGGAGCAGGACTCTCCTTTCTAGTACTGATGGATGACTCTCCCCCGGTACCGTTCCTGTATCCGCAGGCTCCGCTCTCTTCCTCCCGGCAGATTCGCGCTGTAGCGAACCAGCGGCTCGATCCCCCGCTGTGCCATGCGCTCCACGACGAGCGCGACCAGGCAGTTGACGATCAGTACGACCGGAAAAGTCGAGCCCGAGGCGACCTTGTGTTCCACCCCGGGTATGTCCAGTAGCGCGTCTCCGGGAGAGATGTGGCAATCGATGACCACATCCGCCAAGTCACACAGGTTCTGCTTGCTGGGGTGGCGGGCCAACGTGTCCGGGGGCACACCCTCGGCGAACTCCCGGGATGTGACCGCGATTACCTTAGCCCCCCGGGCTCTTGCCTCAATGGCGGAGTCTATGGTCACCGCGTTGATGCCGTTGACGTTGATAATGATAATGACGTCGCCGGCGCCAACGCCGTAGTGGTTGAAGATCGCCGGAACGTACCCGACCAGTCGCTCCGTGCTGGGGTGGCTGTCGGTCACGGAGATGCCCGGCGGGAATATCCCGTTTATCGGGTAGAGGCCTCCGGCGCGCTGGAACATCTCCATGGCACCCATTATGGAATGCCCTCCGGTGCCGAAGACGTGGATCACGCGGTCTTCCTGGATCTTCTCGATCAGTAAGTCCGCAGCCGCGCTCATCGCGTCCTGTTCGCGTTCCATGACGGCCTGCATGATCTCGGTCACGGTCTGGAAGTAGCGTTCAGCGGCGTTCATCGCTTCCACCCCTATCTGTTCGCAGATTGCCTTCGGCGGGCAGGGAAACCAGCGGTGTCAGAACCTCGGCGCGCTTCTTCACGCTGCGCAGGTGATCGGCCAGGGCGTCCGCAGCCTCGGAGCTGTTTCGCCTCTGGAAGGCGGATAGGATCCTGTCGTGCTCCCGGAACGTCTGATCAAGTTCCTGGAGCCGCGTCTGCTTCTGAAAGTAGAAAAGGCGCAGGGTGTGCATGTGCGAGTTCATCGACCTGAAGAGCCGCAGCAGGAGCGAGTTCCCGGACGCCGCGACGATCGTATCGTGGAACTCGCGGTCGGCCGCATTGTTTTCCATGTACTCTCTCGCGGCCATCGCGCTGCAGAAGCGCGAGTGGATCTCTTCCAACCTGCCGACGAGCCTGTCGGGAACCGGATTGATCTGCCGGGCGGCGAAGACCTCGAGAATCAGCCGGCAGTCCAGCATCTCGTGGAGGTCGCGCGCGGAGAGAGACATGACGTAGTAACCTTGATTCCTGCGGTAGACCACGAGGCCCTCGCCCTGCAGCCGGCCAAGGGCCTCGCGGATGGGGGTGTGGCTCACTCCCAGATCCCGGGCGAACTGATCAATCGGTACCTTCTCGCCCGGCCTCCAGACCTGCTCGAGAACCCGTTGCCGGAGGATGTCCGTGACCTGTTCAGAGACAACCTGCACGCAGGCACACCGTCCGTACCGGAATCCTATATGGTATAGGATCCCCGTACCATTGAACCGCTGCTGAGATGACCTGTCAAGCAGTTTCCCCCGTCCCCCCTGCGCCGCGCCGCATGCAGTCCGCAAACAGCCCTGGGCCCCTCACACCGCCGGTATCGTCTCGGCGCCGTGGGTGATCACGGTAATGCGAGCGCCGCGGCCCCGGCGGTCCAGCGCCTCATCCAGAGCGGCCTGAGGGCTCGGGAACGGCCTCATCCTGGACAGGCGGGCCTGCTGTGGCGATATGCCCTCTGAGACGAGCGCGATGTCGAGCCGCTGCCGAATGCGCAGGCTAGCGGCGGCCACCGAGAGCGGCAGCAGCTCGGAGGCGGGCATCCTTTCGGCCTGCGCGAGCAGTTCCTCCGGGCCGCCCGCCGACAGGTACTCGAGGTACCGGGGGTGCGGGCCCACTCCTTCGGGGCAGGGCGTGACGAGTATGACGGTTCCACCCGCGGCGGCTGCGAGGTCGGCCGCCAGCAGGCCCTTGCCAGCCTGCCAGAGATCGCCGTCGGCAGGGTGGGAGGTGGTGACGACGATCTCGGCCCTGCGTCCGGCCCGCACGCAGAAGATCTCTCTTGCATGGGCTACGCCCTGCCGGTGAGCCTCGATGAAGTGGCCTGCCACGGCCCGGTAGATCCTGCCCTCCGGAGTGAAGGCGACGTTGACGATGAAGCCCAGCCCCGCCCGTTCGGCGACCCAGGACTCCATGGCCCTGCGGACCGCGTTCTCGACCTGCCCGAACATGTTCTGAGGGGTGCGGCCGTGCATCAGATGGAAGGCGGCCACGGTCTCCTCACCGGCGACTCCCGGGAAGACGATCTTGCCTCCACCCGACCACCCGGCCGCCGGATGGGGAAGGATTCCGCCAACGCCCACTCGCAAATCAACTTCCACGACGCGCCGGTCGAGCCAGATCTCCGGCGCTTCCGTGATCCCTGGCAGGCGCACCATCTGGGACTTGTCGCGGAACTCAGAGTTGACGACGGAGATCCGGCTGAGCAGGCCCTCACCTACCTTGCGGGTCATCTCCGCGGCCGTCATGGGCCGGTGGCTTCCCAGCGCCATGACGATCTGGATGTCGCCGTCCCGCACACCGGCGCGGTTCAGGCGGCCGACAACAAGGGGAAGGATCCGGTCCGTGGGGGTTGTGCGGGAGATGTCGTCGCACAGGAGGGCAACCCTGCACCCTGCTCTGGCCATCTGCTCGAGCCGCGCTGAACCTATCGGGTTGTCGAGGGCTTCTTCAAGAACCCTTCCTTCGTCCTCGGGCAACTGGACAGCGTTGGGTCTGAGAACCTCCACGGAGAGGCCGTCTGGGATCTGCAGCGGCAGGCTCCCGCTCCCGTATGGAAGGTCGATTCGCACGCGCCGGTCTCCTACCCAGGCCGTCTGTTCCGCCGCCCCGCACGGTGCCGCGACCCGCTGCTACGCACGGTAGACAACCTCTCCCGCGACAACGGTCTGCATCACTTCGAGCCGCGCCTCGTTCTCGTGCCACCTGGCCAGCACGATGTCGCCTGCCTGTCCCGGAGCAAGGCCTCCCAGGTCATCCCGGCCGAAGAGTCGCGCCGGGCGCTCCGATGCCATGGCCACGGCGTCCGCGAGGCTCACGCCCGCAAAGGCGACCACATTGCCCACGGCAGTGGCGAGATCCAGCGCCGATCCGGCCAGGTACTCTGTTCCGACGAGTCGGACGCCCTGGCTCGCCGTCAGCTCGACCTTCTCGTCGAGGAAGTCGTAGGTGCCGGGTTCCTTGCCGGCCAGCCAGACCGCGTCGCTGGTAAGTATGCACCGCTCGGTTCCCTTCGCCCGCACGAACACCTTGACCACTGCCGGGGGAAGGTGATGGCCGTCGACGATCATGCTGGCCCAGAGGCCGTCCTGGGCGAGCTGCTCCCAGATGTAGTTGCGGTGCCTGGGTATCATGGCGTGTGAGCCGTTCCCGAGGTGGGTGGAGATCCGCGCGCCCGCGCAGACCGCCGCGACGATCTCCTCACGCGCGGCGCCGGTGTGGCCGATCGCCGGCACAATGCCAGCGCCTGCGAGGCGCTCGATCAGGTCTACAGCCCCCGGCATCTCGGGCGCGAGCGTTACCATCCGCACCCGCCCGCCCGAGGCCTCCTGGAGAGCCTGGACCTCGTCCCAGTCAGGCGGCCGGACGTGCGCCTTCGGGTGCGCCCCCCTCGGCCCGTCCTCGGGCGAGATGTACGGCCCTTCCACGTGAACCCCGAGCACGGCCCGCTCGATCCAGGGCTCCTGGTCGCAGGCCCTGGCGATCGTCCGCAGAGAGGCGATCATGTGTTCGCGGCTCTGGGTGCACACGGTCGGGCAGAACCGTGTCACGCCGTGCCTCCATAGGGCCCGCACTACGCCCGCCGCGCTTTCGACCGAGGCCCCTGCCGCGTTGAAGTCGTGTCCGTCAAACCCGTTGACCTGGATGTCGATGAGGCCGGGCAGCACCCTGGGGCCCTGGCCTGCACCCACAGCAACGTCCGGTCTGACGGCGCCGA includes the following:
- a CDS encoding carbohydrate ABC transporter permease; this encodes MVGRQARRPAAYYLAAIPFVVALLFPFYWMVVTSLKQNAELYDLKAIPFWFRSSPTLEHYMFLFERTAFATWMVNTAVVAVLSTAIAVVISILAAYALARLRFRGGETLGGMIFAVYLVPTTLLFIPLSQIIRILNLGDTRWSLVVSYPTFLVPFATWLLMSYFRTIPKELEESALIDGCSYLGALVRIILPTAIPGVLTATLFAFTLSWNEFIYAVTFVSSTAQKTLGPGVVTELIRGDVYYWGELMAGAVLGSVPIAVIYAFLLDYYISGLTAGAIK
- a CDS encoding sugar ABC transporter permease; protein product: MATAYAFVAPAVTLLVVLVGYPFLLALYLSASDAVVGDMGRFVGLGQFARLLRQEIFQQTLRNTGIYTTTAVVAKVVLGMALALVLAGLGRHRLPGSRLIRAAILLPWIVPTALSTVAWKWMFEPQFSVINWVLVRLGAIAYVSDLQWLGEAHLARAAVIIVNVWRGIPFFAINLLAGLLSIPDDLYEAAETDGATAFTRFWLITVPLLRPVLATVVLFSLIMTISDFNIVYVLTRGGPINSTHLLATLAHQTGLITGEIGRGAATSLFMLPFLMVIVFYQMRLMRRKWEW
- a CDS encoding sugar isomerase domain-containing protein → MNAAERYFQTVTEIMQAVMEREQDAMSAAADLLIEKIQEDRVIHVFGTGGHSIMGAMEMFQRAGGLYPINGIFPPGISVTDSHPSTERLVGYVPAIFNHYGVGAGDVIIIINVNGINAVTIDSAIEARARGAKVIAVTSREFAEGVPPDTLARHPSKQNLCDLADVVIDCHISPGDALLDIPGVEHKVASGSTFPVVLIVNCLVALVVERMAQRGIEPLVRYSANLPGGRERSLRIQERYRGRVIHQY
- a CDS encoding GntR family transcriptional regulator; the protein is MRTACGAAQGGRGKLLDRSSQQRFNGTGILYHIGFRYGRCACVQVVSEQVTDILRQRVLEQVWRPGEKVPIDQFARDLGVSHTPIREALGRLQGEGLVVYRRNQGYYVMSLSARDLHEMLDCRLILEVFAARQINPVPDRLVGRLEEIHSRFCSAMAAREYMENNAADREFHDTIVAASGNSLLLRLFRSMNSHMHTLRLFYFQKQTRLQELDQTFREHDRILSAFQRRNSSEAADALADHLRSVKKRAEVLTPLVSLPAEGNLRTDRGGSDERR
- the larA gene encoding nickel-dependent lactate racemase is translated as MRIDLPYGSGSLPLQIPDGLSVEVLRPNAVQLPEDEGRVLEEALDNPIGSARLEQMARAGCRVALLCDDISRTTPTDRILPLVVGRLNRAGVRDGDIQIVMALGSHRPMTAAEMTRKVGEGLLSRISVVNSEFRDKSQMVRLPGITEAPEIWLDRRVVEVDLRVGVGGILPHPAAGWSGGGKIVFPGVAGEETVAAFHLMHGRTPQNMFGQVENAVRRAMESWVAERAGLGFIVNVAFTPEGRIYRAVAGHFIEAHRQGVAHAREIFCVRAGRRAEIVVTTSHPADGDLWQAGKGLLAADLAAAAGGTVILVTPCPEGVGPHPRYLEYLSAGGPEELLAQAERMPASELLPLSVAAASLRIRQRLDIALVSEGISPQQARLSRMRPFPSPQAALDEALDRRGRGARITVITHGAETIPAV
- a CDS encoding amidohydrolase family protein; amino-acid sequence: MSAQDLEVRGTDTWGQAASITISQGKVGAVRPDVAVGAGQGPRVLPGLIDIQVNGFDGHDFNAAGASVESAAGVVRALWRHGVTRFCPTVCTQSREHMIASLRTIARACDQEPWIERAVLGVHVEGPYISPEDGPRGAHPKAHVRPPDWDEVQALQEASGGRVRMVTLAPEMPGAVDLIERLAGAGIVPAIGHTGAAREEIVAAVCAGARISTHLGNGSHAMIPRHRNYIWEQLAQDGLWASMIVDGHHLPPAVVKVFVRAKGTERCILTSDAVWLAGKEPGTYDFLDEKVELTASQGVRLVGTEYLAGSALDLATAVGNVVAFAGVSLADAVAMASERPARLFGRDDLGGLAPGQAGDIVLARWHENEARLEVMQTVVAGEVVYRA